A genome region from Anastrepha obliqua isolate idAnaObli1 chromosome 4, idAnaObli1_1.0, whole genome shotgun sequence includes the following:
- the LOC129243468 gene encoding uncharacterized protein LOC129243468: MKCAQALQKVNDQMYLPIIVDIPVYLSRKLSQLHKENTSPQGVIIQKTCQRSILNTHAVKRLNTRNASTPITAPPESSPVLASVLVPHPRTDLTSKRSVNRKNMSMSDVSDMLIQLRKANVANAPKNQQAVASKNRQTSPSPAESYESSIAAIATKCVATVTESKNLRRDEMVAIPIEQERPTIAPKPIGEGATAAENASFHQPTEYTSVNKSTDPGKSLMDNIKALPTLRSIPTPVVVAPNSSQIDVKPLIHPSTGLVIPTGPSPDISIGSSVIKEVAKIVNVPVPSLIPLSTAIDNTKLIPGQNNIATAGVISSNVDVLPHAAAIAAAFLRDGYNNFQQQLRTQELLKVKEHSDNDSVNASDINTAANTYSSKLLENFLRQRRFKSESALDNTADVDATDGDDEDNGFDDIHLVENSKANYNCSASNIFNPNGASSSSPRMIASNTDYMSDDSQKFLFAAQAHAQAQALRNLEYSLSDASHNSFGMLGNDTNSPSNANEGPEAIYECRHCSKKYRWKSTLRRHENVECGGKEPSHQCPYCPYKSKQRGNLGVHVRKHHSDMPQLASKRRSKYSNKIDCSNNSANASDDSSSKLVIDCSK, encoded by the exons ATGAAATGTGCTCAAGCTCTACAAAAAGTAAATGATCAGATGTACCTGCCTATAATTGTAGATATACCTGTAT atTTGAGCCGAAAACTGTCCCAGTTGCACAAGGAAAACACCTCGCCACAGGGAGTTATAATACAAAAGACATGCCAGCGATCTATTCTCAATACACACGCCGTCAAGCGGCTGAACACTCGCAACGCTTCGACGCCAATAACAGCACCACCAGAATCTTCGCCTGTGTTGGCGTCAGTTCTGGTGCCACATCCGCGCACCGACCTAACCTCAAAGCGGAGTGTAAACCGCAAAAATATGTCCATGTCGGATGTTTCCGATATGCTTATTCAGTTACGTAAAGCTAATGTAGCAAATGCACCAAAGAATCAACAGGCAGTTGCCAGTAAGAATAGACAAACTTCGCCGTCTCCTGCTGAGAGTTATGAGTCAAGCATCGCGGCCATTGCAACCAAATGCGTCGCTACAGTTACTGAGTCAAAAAACTTGCGACGTGATGAAATGGTGGCAATCCCAATAGAACAGGAAAGGCCGACTATTGCACCTAAGCCAATTGGCGAGGGCGCAACTGCCGCCGAAAATGCATCATTTCATCAACCCACTGAATATACAAGCGTAAATAAAAGTACTGACCCGGGCAAGAGTTTGATGGACAATATCAAAGCATTACCAACACTTAGGTCGATCCCCACACCTGTAGTGGTTGCACCAAACTCCTCACAAATTGACGTTAAACCACTAATACATCCCTCAACTGGTTTAGTAATTCCTACAGGGCCCAGCCCAGATATCAGTATAGGTTCTTCAGTAATTAAGGAGGTTGCTAAGATTGTCAATGTCCCTGTTCCGTCTTTAATACCATTGAGTACGGCTATTGACAATACAAAGCTTATTCCTGGCCAAAATAATATCGCTACTGCAGGTGTAATTTCATCCAATGTCGATGTCTTGCCGCACGCGGCAGCCATTGCCGCGGCCTTCTTACGCGATGGATACAATAATTTTCAACAACAACTACGCACACAAGAATTATTAAAGGTAAAGGAACATTCAGACAACGATAGCGTCAATGCAAGCGACATCAATACGGCAGCAAACACTTATTCGTCAAAACTActggaaaactttttgcggcaaCGACGCTTTAAATCCGAAAGTGCGCTAGATAATACCGCTGATGTGGATGCAACCGATGGTGATGACGAAGATAACGGTTTCGATGATATACATTTAGTTGAAAACTCAAAAGCCAATTACAATTGTTCCGcatcaaacatttttaatccCAATGGCGCATCTTCCTCCTCGCCGAGAATGATTGCATCGAATACGGATTACATGTCCGACGACTCGCAAAAATTCTTATTTGCAGCACAAGCACACGCACAAGCACAAGCTTTACGCAATTTAGAGTATTCACTTAGTGACGCAAGTCACAACTCTTTTGGGATGCTAGGCAATGATACCAATAGTCCAAGTAATGCCAATGAAGGCCCAGAGGCTATTTACGAGTGCCGCCATTGCAGTAAAAAATACCGCTGGAAGTCTACACTTCGTCGCCATGAGAATGTCGAGTGTGGCGGCAAGGAACCCTCACATCAATGCCCATATTGCCCTTATAAGTCCAAACAGCGTGGCAATTTGGGTGTACACGTTCGAAAGCATCATTCAGACATGCCGCAATTGGCTAGTAAACGACGCTCGAAATACTCAAATAAAATAGATTGTAGCAATAACAGTGCAAATGCTTCCGATGACTCTTCCAGTAAATTAGTAATTGATTGCTCCAAATAA